A segment of the Daphnia pulex isolate KAP4 chromosome 10, ASM2113471v1 genome:
TTTGAGAGTGAGTCAACTACTGCTTCATACCTTCACAATAGTTGGATGCGAACTGTTGGAGAGCCAAATCCACTTCGAGTGGACTGCGCCAAGAGCCCAGATTGGGAATGAACGATTGGAGATCTTCTAGGAACTTTCGAGCGGCCAGTCTCTCCAAATCAACGTGATTTGAACGGGCCTAATGAACCGGCGGAGCcgaaaatcaataacaaaaacattcaCATCGAATCACGAAACGAATTTACCGCGTATCCATCGTTGGCGCCAAAAAGTTCGATGTCGTTTTCAGGTTCCTTGTCTACCGATTCGACGTCTTGGTCGACGATTTCGGGTCCTTCCGTCACACCAGAAGTGGTGCTGCAGTTGTCGTCATCATTGTTGGCCACCACAGTTTCCGCTGCCTCCTCATCTTCCAGCAAATGGGTGAGATCGATCATGATGGTGGGTGGCTTCACAGGGATAGTAGTTTGATCTTTCAACAACTGCTCATAGGTTTTTGGCAATCTTAGCCTCGTTGGGTAGCTTAAAGCGCCTAATCAACCCACAAGTGTAATTTGAGGCTCTTGTTCCATTTTTTGAGTTTCAAACATACCAATATAGTCGCAACTTTCTAAATCGTCGTAGAGCAAGTTAATCTTTTCCATGAAGCTATCGGATATTTGAACAGAAGTTGGGGAGCCAGTCAGACTCAATAAAGAAGTCAACAGCGTATTTGCACAAGTTAAAACAATGGTCCTCAACTCGACATTATCTGTTTGCATGCTTTCCTCCATTCCGTCGAACAATCTGAAAAGTAATAAGACAAAAATCAGTGTAACTTGTTATCGAATCAATCATCAACGAGGCGAAATAATGATATCATACACTCTGAGAATCCCGAATTCGTTTGGTTCAGGGAAAGTTTCTTGATTACTTCCCTCCACGAGGAAAGGTCCGCCGATAACCAACAATCGATGAGGCTTGGAAAAGACCTAATTACACAATATTATTAGAGCTTAGTGTGTTTCATTATGAGATAATCCTTCGCTTACCTCTTTGATGGTTTTGAACATTTCAATTCGAGTTGCGATATGATCGGTGACCAGTAAGCGGTGGAAGAGGGATTCCAACGGAGCTCGGAGTACGTTAACATTGCCAAAGAGACGCAACAGCTCACAACCAATGCTCGCCACACATCGCAGCTCGGAAATTTTACTGTCTGTAGTGGCTGGAGCGTTTGGACAAGGAACACCAACAAGTTTCAGAAGAGTGGGACAAAGGGTCCTCCAAACAAAGCTGTGACTTCTCGAGTTTAGCACCACACCATCAGGTAAATTGCTGAGCAAAGCTTGAATCGACTCGAGAGAGAATTCGACGGGGAAAACTTGAGCCGTCACCAGACCATCTTCTAGCTTGTCGCATAGAAATTGGATGATTGGAATGACTTGATTAACGTCACAATCACCAGGGACGAGGTTTTGGGGGTTAAGCGTCACGCTGATGGCGATATTTTTGCCAAAGGTTTGCAAATTTTGGACCGAGGCTGTCTGAAGAGCTACTTGATGTTTACGTGATCTTATGCCTCCGCTCTGCCCCATGTCTAACAATCGGGTGAGAAGATCTACGATGACATGTGCGTTTAAATTTAGAAACTTTGACTCCAGGCAAGCAAAACTAATATAAATCTACAGAGAAAAAGGCtcaagttaaaattttaagttaaagcaataagaataaataagtACCTTAGTCATTTCAATCTGAACTTCTTCTGACACTTTTACCCAACTGGGGAACGAAAGACAGTCCAACAACTGGGAGAGCAACCACTGGCTATCATCTGGCGGATCACAAtgttttgaaacaaaatgattgTCTCGTAACAGtttctgaatttgaaaattaacaatGAAAAGTCACAAAAAACAGGTAGAAGTAAAATATGTGTGTAGTGATACCTGAACACCCATCAGCCCAAGCTTCAGTAAATGTCCTGAGTTTGAAACAAGGGCAGAATGAAGCGAAATGAAACACTTTTCTCGTAGCTCATGTGGTGTGCTCTGCATTAACCCAGTTTGAGATTCTAACATTTCTGAAAATGATAAACATTAAAATCATTACATTAACACATGGAATTCACGAAGAATGGTACGAATGTATACCTAAAGCCACTTGGCTCTGTTGCTTAATGTGCAAGAAGCCACGTCCGAGTGCTTGCGAATCCCGAACGAGACATTTTAGTAGGTTCTCCATGGCCATTTTCTGCACTAAAGATGAAAGGAAAGTGCCTGTAATATTATCAATTTGTCTACAGGCGAAACAGTAGGGCAGCAACTAGGACCGAAACACCAAATCAATAACATTGAACACAACAGTCTCCAAGAGGCAAGAGCAACTAACCTGTTAGTTGGATGACGTCGTCTGCttgtaacttttgtttttcccaagcttttgtttattcttttggcGCTTCGTTCGAATGGTTTCAGCGACTGCcaatgaaaatggtttcttttctttaaaagctGTAGAATTATATTGTAACGAAAGAATATTATtctagagaaaaaataattcgttCAAATCACGGAAAAATGGGAATAACATGCTCTTTGTTAGTCAAACAGTTTACAAAATGATAATATGTTACTGATGTAAGCACGGAAATAAATCACAGTCAGATATACATgtgaaagaggaaaaggaaACCGACAGAAGCATAATATTGACGGATTCCCATAAATTCTATTGAAGTGATTACAATAAACGACTCGGAGCTGCCTTTTCTCATGTTCGTATTATAATTCCGTATAGCTCCAAAGtggttttgtttcttgttttttttctgtgataATCGTTTAAGAAACAAAGGAACAAGCAGAGGCAATTACGACGTCCAATTCTCCTTCAACTGCTGTACGAGTTCTTGACGATCGCCCTAGTCCGTGACTGGACCTCATTAAAAATCAACAACTGACCCACCCGACTCCGACTATACCTTAAACCAAAAGCTAACAACGACCCCACCGTCTGACTCATTCCCTTTgtacgaaaataaaagaaacaccaagaagcaaaaaaaagtaagaaaaatgaatatgttgggttttttttaatctttttgagTCAAAAGTTAACGAGgttcagattttaaaaagcGCGCGTATGTGTAGAACGTATTGGAATTCAGTCAAGGCAGCTTTAGGACTCGGTGTCGTTGCTAACTGGGTGAAAGAGTTGAATGGAATAATGCGCATTTCATTATACGAAGATCAACGCCAACTGCCTATAGTCTCTCCCTGTTCCCAAGTGAATTTTTTACGAGCTCAGTTTATCATTGAATCAAGAAGTATTCCGGTGCGTGTTGCGCTCTGTCGATATTTACAGGGAAATATATGCGCTACGTAAGGCAGCGAAAGTTTAATTAaccaaaaagcaaaaagcaaAATGAAGGAGAAACCAAGGAGAGACTATCGATCCTGTTAATGTTTAGCGCGGCTGTTCATTTCAGAAATGGCTAATACTGCAGGCGATCCATCATCACTTGCAGCGCAACTGAAATATCGCCCATTTCGGCGCAAACATTTTCAACggctaattattattattgcgaaacttttttgttgattcatcaataaaatttgaatcggTTTGGAAGACGACGTCTAAAGAATTTGCGCCCGTCGTCATTTGTCAGGTCTCAGGCCGGAACCGGCACCTGCGAGATTTCAATATtatccacaaaagaaaatgaagcttTTGTTAAAATAGTCGTTGCTTTTGTGTTGCTTTTTTGTTCAGCCAATGAGAAAGCAGAACAGCAGAGAGAATCAAGGGGATGAAGGCGTCGTTATTGTGCGGCTGTGTTGGAATAATAAATGGGGTGGTGCTGGTTGTGGGTCGCACGCGACGTCATAAATCAATTGAGCGTGTCGTTTCATCAATCCCCGCGACCCAAGTTTTGTTTCGCATGGGAGGtggatggagagaaaaaggtgaaagaagaaaacaaattccaatTCAAATGAGAGGATCACGCATctctaaattattaatttattcgtTGGCGCAGTCAATGGTAGGAACCTCGTGAACTGAAACCAATTGTTGGATCCCACGCATTTCATCAAATAGGAACGAACTGTCATCTCTATGCAAGGTCCCTCTCCCAGTCCTGTGGTAATAATATCACGAAGCTTCAACAGCAAAAGGGAGGCGGGAGGAAGGAGTCCGGTGATTCTCTAAATGATTTTTTGATCTCGGTCCCTTCTGTTTTCAAAGGGCACggatcaattttattttagctgAACGGGACTATGACGATTTGTAAAGGAAAGCAACGCAGTACGACTATTCTGACCCCAGCATATATAGTTCATTCAATGGCGTGCAGATGCGCCCTTTTATTGGACGAATCTTTGTTGAATTCTTCATTGCATTTGGGTCAGATGCCATTAGGTGAGTGGCAGTTGCTCCTTCATAAAACTTTCGTGACTGCGTGGGGAACTATTATTAATAATTGAACATTTTAACAGAAGAATTGAAGTCAACCAATAAAACAGCGTCAAATCTCTTGAAAGGAGATTCGCCATATTTATTTCGTCGTTCCTACAATTTCGGTCTGGCGCTATATTCAAATCACACGACAGTTGTCAGAAAGTGAATTACATTAATTGTCGAGTCTCAATCAAATAAGTGACACTGACACAAGTCGTGTGATCTGTGACATTTGCAAAGTGAACCGAGTGATTTACTTGTCCCGGTTAAGGATCTACTGGCACGGAGTTGCAGACAATTTAACCAAAAGTTTTGGAGGTTGTGTAAGACAAAAGTTGACGAGGGGCGGTTACCAGCGGTAACGCAGTGGaaacggaaaagaaagaaaagacattttgaaacaatttgacGTTACACGTCAGCATTTCGACTGTACCAGAATGTCAAAATATTCGCGATTCAATCCGTTCTGCAATTAGAAACTGCATTGCATCAATTATTTTCTACCTTAGTTATTATTCCTTctagttttatttcattttgaattctcTGAGCTGGGCGCTGCGTGCCAAACGCCAAAATTCAGCAAAAGGCTTCCTATCTCCTTTGCATCTCGCATGAGGAGAGGCAGATCCACTTGATGAGATTTTCCATCAACTTATTGTCAAAAGCTCTGCAATTCCGCACTGCAAGTACTGCAGCTCCAATATCCAGCACCACCAGACAACGGGCGGCCGTTGACTGGGCTGGACTTAATCAAGATTGTCCCGCATCAGCGcctgctgtttttgttttgtgtataCATTCGTTCATATTGGCGCTCAGCTCGTCACGATAATGAACGAACGAAGAAGCGGCCGAGTCACTGGATCTGCTGTGTCTGCTGGATCTGCTGCCTCTTGGGCATGGCCGGATGGACAAAGCTCATCGACGAGCCTTCATTCAAATAAGCCCGGGATTGCATTACAACAAGATGAAAATAAGGGGAATAAGGCGCTAGCCGGACAGCCAGACGGCCTGGTCCATATTAAAACAACACCAAATTAAGGAGAAGATTCAAatggaattaaaaagaaatgagctCGAGGGAATCAAGATTCGCTCGGTGATTATTGTACAAGTCTAAATAGGGTTCTCGGAAGTGCTGCGAGTCTGTCTGTCCGTCTGTCCGTCCGACTGTGGAAATTCCAGGAAATCGGGCGGAATGGAACGACGACCCGGCCCGGCGGCTGAGGCAAAGTCAACTCGACTCGGACAACGGCCAAATGAGAGGAACCCCACTAAAAAGATGAGACTGTTGTCCTACCCCTGCTggcccggctgctgctgtcgtgaTGGGATGTGCATTATTACTACATGGAGGAGGAACGAGCGGGAGTCATGGCAACGGGCGTTGATGGTCTGTGATGATAAGCGACGCCGGGGAGACTGGGGAGGAGGGGATGAGAGGCGCGTGCTCGCTGCTGGCTAGACCGACTGCGGACTACTACAATGATgtcgacaacaacaagaacaacaacgTTGTTAATGTCCGTTGCGACTAGGACCCAGCACTAGTGGAGTCTGATACACACAACTCCACTTTCCTTGATGAAATGAGTCAACTGATATGTCGGCCATTGCTGCAGGCTAGGCTAGGCTGGACTGGGCAGTACCACATAACGAACGCCAACGACCCGAAAGGCTTTGGGACTCGGCCCCGACCCGAGATGTGACTCGGATTCAACTCTATTCAGTTaccaaatataataaaattaagttcATCTCATCCGAATTtactaaaattaataaattagcacgattgattgattttctaaTTGACGACacgattgattgatttcaacAGTCCAGCAGACCAGCAGCAGACCTACATCTAACACACGTGTAGCAATCGGTAACAACGTCATAACCTTTGTTACTAGGCCCATATCTATATTATGGAatgatttgtttgaaaaattgatttcggACATTGTACATACATTGATTAGGCTACAACTCGTTATATCTATTACAAAAACTACGTATGTCTAGGGTAATTTTAACCATGATTGCAAGCACAAATGAAGCAAGAAACGCTTTAATCACGAGACGAACAACGAATTCTGGCTGGCTATTGGCTATTGGCTGCTACTGGAAAACAAATACGCATttcgaaagtaaaaaaggttATTTCCCTTGATTAAGAAACACTGCATATTGATGAGACTTTGTTCACTATAAACTGATGGACTTTCTTATCTAGATTAGGGGGAACTCCATCCGCCATCACGTACAGCTTCAACATGTCCTATAAATTGCGCATTCAGCAGGAAAACAGGATTCATTCGAAAGCtttgcaaagaagaaaatggctcGTCGTCAACTTTCTGCTGCCACTTTGATCCAATGTGCCATTTTATTGGTATTGGTTTGGTCAAAAGGAACTGCTGCCATTTCCTTGGAAGGCAAATTGCAGCAGTTAGAAGAGAAACTAGAGTCAAAATTGGCTCTAGTTGAAGCCCAAAACGTTCACCTGACCGGAAAAGTAACACAACTGGAACTCCAACTACAACAGCAAGTGAGTCCCTTTTcacaattcattttcttttccattttaacGCGCATTTCTATTaactattaattttatttaggatgaaatcaaagaaacttTGGCATTCAAAGTGGATCAACTAGAATCGCTTTTGAACGCTCTGCAAAAGAATAACCAGCGACCAACCGTATTATCCGAGTGGAAAGATGATCAATCAGCAGTGGTGACCTCCGATGGAATGCCAACATCGTGCAGGGATCTGAGGATACTCGGGCACCTCTGGAGTGGAATTTATTCGGTCATGGGCAATCATTCGGTGGAGACTGTTTACTGTGACTTCACCAAAGTCCTCGATGACCCAGGTATTATTTACCAACAAACTATCccatgaaaattttaaaatgaattcggCCTATTGTAAATCAATTGTCAATCAGGGTTCGAAAAATGGATTGGCTACACCGACGTCAAATCAGCACGCACTTATTTTTACGTCCAGAGAGAGACTGATTTCAAAGTCCTCAACACTCCGATTCCATTTGAGATCGAAAGACTCAACGTAGGAAGGGCCATGGATTTAACTTCGGGAATCTTCACGGCACCTCGCACGggaacttatttcttttccttcacgGGAATGGGACATTTCATCACTTCGTCTGCGACTAGAGTTTACGTGTACATGGGTCTGTTTTTAAACGGCGATAAAATCGGATCGGGTCTGGTCGACGAAGCCAACACGGTCAGTTATCAAAACAGTCCGTTGATGATCCAATCGACGCTCAATTTAAAGGAAGGTGATCAAGTCTGGACGGCGATAACGACTGTCACAACAGGCATGTATTTACACGACAGCACTAATCACTACACCCATTTCAGTGGGTGGATGTTAGATGAAGACATCTACCAGTCGCGTTAAATTCCCCAAACAAACGCAAAGACGAATGTTTTTAACCACAAGTAGAGAAATATTAGAGAAATATACTGCAATGATAAAATGACCCGAGATAATGTCACCTCTCTTCGAAAATAAACATAGTTCACAACCACTGGTCAcaccaataagaaaaaacgacaGTCTAACACAAGCCTAGCAGACAAAAAGTAAGAAGGTGCGATAACTGAAAATGCAGCACATCAGAGTCTGTGTGGCTGCTCAACATTTCCCTAAGCATCTACAGTAGTACCGGTAGTCGAGTAAGTAGCAACTCAATTAGAAACAGACCGGAGCggataattattaaaaaaacacggaCGGACTATAGCGCATCAAGATCCAGCCCTTTTTATGCCCAACAGCGGCAACAGCAGCTACAAATGTAATTtgcttttttatgttttataaaaacacgaaaaacacTCACAGCAGGAAGGAGCTATCCCGTCTGTTAATGTGCACTATAAAGTTATTGTACAAGAGTATATAAACGCGTGGATCGCCCATCTCTGCGGCCTCATGTCTGTTCGTTTTAGTGGCCTGGCGCTCGTCTTGACGTCGTGacataaaaacacaaattggTGGAGAGATGACTGTCCAGTCCGGTCGGTCGACATCATCATATAAAGTGCACTGACGACTGACCCTGCATGAGAAATACGCAAATAGCCGAGGAGATTCTTATTCTCATATTTGTGGCCTTTTGGCCTTTTCCACACAACGCGAAGGCGATTTAGGCGCTGCATAAAACAACAGCCGCGCAATCTCAAATGGCCAACGATTGCGGATCAGTTGAACAAGGCCGGCCCATATCTGATGGGCATCGGGACACGTGTCGCTCAATGCTGGCCTTATTCACTATCGGACGACGATGATCGGGTCCCATATAAAGACGAGGTCCATCCaccagaaacaaaagagcCAAAAGTCTTCGATTAAATCGTGGCGGATGCAAAAGGGTCAGCGGCGCTTCACCGTCGTCGTCTTATTGATCGGATGTCGAGCGGCAGAATCAAAGGAGGAAGTGGGAGGATAAATAACCGCAGACACGCGAAGTAAacggagggagagaaaaaaaagttggactCAAATGATGAATCACGCGGCGCCTTTTTTTTGCGTGCCGACGATAATCtcgtgacaaaaaaattcacgaaagaaaagggggaaaacaataacaaagtTCGGGAGAGAGTCGATGGgggagaataagaaaagaggaggCGGCATAATCGGCAATGTCGTGTCCCAACACACAAGAGAAACTTAAAGCGCtgccggtggtggtggatggaGGTTATATTGTGAGTGTTAATGGCTTTTCAAATAgttgatttcgtttctttcacgTTTTCAGTTTTTGTAGCCGACGGAATTCCGGCGGAATAGATGGGAGGATCAAATAATTCAGCAAAGTTGAGTCCTAAACTGTCGTAAAACTTTATGAACACCAGGGACCATGTCTAATatgtaaaactttaaaaagagcCTGTGACACGAATATGCGTCGATGCCGGCCGGCTCCGGCAGCCAAGACAAGTTAATCGCTATATGACTTCATGACAATGAGGCCCAGCTCAAATAATTGCAATGGCTTCATTTTCTATACCGGCCACAGCAATTCCCAAAAAATTTGCCTTTGGTCTTCCGCTGCCCCCGTGAAGTGGAAACCCTTTGAAACGCCCGCCGTATTACTTGCATGTCGTCTAGATTTTCTGATGTTCGTTTCTGTTGTTTCTTGTCCGCGTGACTCTGTAAGTAATTCCTTTACACGGCCGCCATTACAgcaaagggggaaaaaaggaatattagtCTAAAGGGAGTTGGTTGCGTAATAAGGCAAAACCGGAAGCATATTTCTCTCGCTCTCGTCCACCCCTCGTCTTATACGATTATATGGGATGCCCGTAAAATAATCAGCTAAGCAAAGTCAGGTCTAACAAATCAACGACCCCACCCTataatatgaaacaaaaaaaaaaccgcctGCACGAACGAGAAATAATCCattatttcttgttcttccATCGCCTAGTGACCAGCAGGGGCCCACTGACCCGCCTCATAAAAAGACGCCGTCACATTTCCATGGAAACCAAATTGAGAACCCAAAAGGTAGTCAACAATTTGGATGAGAGTTTGATAGTTGATTTCAATTCCGGCTGATGGTTCCCTGAATATTGTTggatgaggggggggggggggcaaagGGAATGAGCGAGTGAGTGTTTGTGTGACTCAGCCGAGTGATGCGTCAATGTCGCACCAGCAACAGCCGACGGAGATCGTTCCGTTTCTTTATGGGACGAATCGGTTGGTGTCGGACACACCGGCCGTCCACATGCCATGGCTTATTCATCATACGACCATCAACTGCAACGTCCTGATGCACGTAACATTCAAAGAAGCAACACGAAAAGATTCTCAATCAGAATAAGAACAATCGGATCGAAGTTGACCAGCAACTCCAAATCGTCGGACTGGAACTTTTCACATCATCACATCCGCCCctttgctggttgttgcggCCAACTCGTTGACCGACACttccgtcctcctcctccccgtACATCCATCCCACCCCACATCTATTCTGCACGCGTGTTGCCACATTTGTCGAACGCTCCGGTATTCCAGAACTTTTCGGGTGGAgcgtcaaaaaaagaaaaaattgggtaaaaacagaaaaagaaaaagtttcggaATGGAAGAATATCATTTCCATGCAACTCGTCCGTAATCCAATCGACTTTTATTCCTTTCCGTGGGGTGATGACGTTATTCCCTttggtttctcctttttttgatttgactCGGTGCAACGCCCGGCAACCAAGGCCCGAAAAATCCTTCCAATGGACGTTTTTCCGTTTGTTCTTTCATACACGACGAACCTTTTTGATAGGCCGACTCTTATGTACCTGAACATCATCACATTAACTTCAAAAGGAGCTAGGCCTCAGCCTCAGTTTCTTGTGCCATCTGCATCACATAGGCTGTGTACTCATTGGCTGGATATAACGAGGTCAATCACGTAAGTACAGCCGACTGCCTGCgatggaacaagaagaagagacgaacAAATTTCGTTAAGGGGAGTAGGCAATTATACGAGACTACACCACCATGTGTGGTGTAGTTGATCAGGTTATGTACGGGGGGCACCGGAATGTCGTTTTTCCCTTCGTCAAATGCAAAGCAGCAGCCATCAGTCGTCGGCGCTATttgcatgaaagaaaaaaggatcaaacgaaaatgaacattttcattATGACGGaatttgggaaaagaaaagaaaaaaagatgtgcgCCGGTCGGCCCATCACATGGCGACTGCGCGTTCTCCCCGTGGACGGCCCAACGTTTCCATCGCAGTCGCTGCTGTGCCACTGACAGGGGGAACATGTCGACGTACCCCGCAGTTGCCATTGAGAGGCCGCCCAGTGTTGAGCTAAAAAGTGGCAAGATCCCATCAATCGGTCGTCAATtcaaagcaacaacaaaagtcaTTGTCATTtgtgcatttttaaaaagggggcGTATATTCACGCGTCAGTATCAAAATCATTTGGATTTATCCTCGAATTAGTGAAACATTTCGGAAAATTGTAGCGACATTTTTCGTCATCCTCGTCATATTAACATTCAACTGGTGATTATTTTAGTTCCCGCGGCTTATTCGATCGGCTATTGGTGATGTGATGTCATTCCTCCGCCCGATTTCCGGATGTTCGATCCGCCCAATCGTCAACATGACAAGTGCACCATTGACAACATCGCACTAGTTGTGCATTTCGGTGGCTCTTTAGAAATTGATCCCACAATCTTACTTCACGTGcccaataaaaagaaaagagaaacaagttTAATTGagttcaaaatttcattcagCACAGGATTTCCGCATTAAGGTAAAAGACGCAGCGCAATTTCATTAAGTCATTAGGTCTTT
Coding sequences within it:
- the LOC124203773 gene encoding uncharacterized protein LOC124203773; its protein translation is MARRQLSAATLIQCAILLVLVWSKGTAAISLEGKLQQLEEKLESKLALVEAQNVHLTGKVTQLELQLQQQDEIKETLAFKVDQLESLLNALQKNNQRPTVLSEWKDDQSAVVTSDGMPTSCRDLRILGHLWSGIYSVMGNHSVETVYCDFTKVLDDPGFEKWIGYTDVKSARTYFYVQRETDFKVLNTPIPFEIERLNVGRAMDLTSGIFTAPRTGTYFFSFTGMGHFITSSATRVYVYMGLFLNGDKIGSGLVDEANTVSYQNSPLMIQSTLNLKEGDQVWTAITTVTTGMYLHDSTNHYTHFSGWMLDEDIYQSR